In Polaribacter sp. Hel_I_88, the following proteins share a genomic window:
- a CDS encoding TlpA disulfide reductase family protein has product MRKIFYFLLTLTLLISCNEKKTTDYTKSGKSTQVTSSPTKIILSIKGYNPSEHKRYIDIQIITTLEPIKEQLKISDDGTVNYVFLNQNKKEIIFDYDSRTFSLIVSPNEEILVELNINELLNWSKFKNHKISGTNKTTNNLILANASFIDSLIKQSTNAFVKDSTLNNILYKNKRMSEMANQLKVFNKYVFDEKIKDKVFIDWGKSQIKYKTGYDLNLYPFMGKSDRDLDDENEYFSFINDEGLNPNNEIIYKVYLDYLESLTGSYNLIGNWCNKYKLKREKLKKLWPTPYFLKLEILKKLPQGKDREIMMAYLFKNEIRLSKYTEKEIPKTYFDSLNLYTKPVYISQLLKKQEAENKSIEDLIKEYDINEKEKNELLDLYKDTKGKVIYHDFWATWCAPCMKELPNYNKLIATTKGKNVNFIFYGVHMKKDEWKKTINNLDLNGKHYLLTKNQLAFFEKYFGVSSFPHHQIIKSDGTIGEKVSFGAYPNNFDEINRLIEKHQVE; this is encoded by the coding sequence ATGAGAAAAATATTTTACTTTTTACTTACATTAACACTTCTGATTTCTTGCAATGAAAAAAAGACAACCGATTATACAAAAAGCGGAAAATCTACACAAGTTACTTCTAGTCCAACAAAGATTATTTTGAGTATAAAAGGTTATAATCCAAGTGAACATAAAAGATATATTGATATACAAATTATTACTACCTTAGAACCGATAAAAGAGCAATTAAAAATTTCTGATGACGGAACTGTAAATTATGTGTTTTTAAACCAAAATAAAAAAGAAATAATTTTTGATTATGACAGTAGGACATTTTCATTGATTGTGAGCCCAAATGAAGAAATATTAGTGGAATTAAATATTAATGAATTATTGAATTGGTCTAAATTCAAAAATCATAAAATAAGCGGAACAAATAAAACCACTAACAATTTAATTTTAGCTAATGCATCTTTTATAGACAGCTTAATCAAACAATCAACAAATGCTTTTGTTAAAGACAGTACATTAAACAATATTCTCTACAAAAACAAACGAATGTCAGAAATGGCTAATCAGTTAAAGGTTTTTAATAAATATGTGTTTGACGAAAAAATTAAAGACAAAGTTTTCATTGATTGGGGCAAATCACAAATCAAATATAAGACAGGTTATGACTTAAACCTATACCCTTTTATGGGTAAAAGTGACCGAGATTTAGATGATGAAAATGAATACTTCAGTTTTATAAATGATGAAGGATTAAATCCCAATAACGAAATAATCTACAAAGTATATTTAGATTATTTAGAATCTTTAACAGGAAGCTATAATCTAATAGGTAATTGGTGTAATAAATATAAACTAAAAAGGGAAAAATTAAAAAAGCTCTGGCCTACACCATATTTTTTAAAGCTTGAAATACTTAAAAAACTTCCTCAAGGAAAAGATAGGGAAATAATGATGGCATATCTATTTAAAAACGAAATTAGGCTATCAAAATACACAGAAAAAGAAATACCTAAAACATATTTTGACTCTTTAAATCTTTATACCAAACCCGTTTATATTTCTCAACTATTAAAAAAACAAGAAGCAGAAAACAAATCAATTGAGGATTTAATAAAAGAATATGACATAAATGAAAAGGAGAAAAACGAACTATTAGATTTATATAAAGACACCAAAGGTAAAGTAATTTATCACGATTTTTGGGCTACTTGGTGCGCTCCTTGTATGAAAGAATTGCCGAACTACAATAAATTAATTGCAACAACCAAAGGAAAAAATGTTAACTTTATTTTTTATGGAGTGCATATGAAAAAGGACGAGTGGAAAAAGACAATTAATAATTTAGACCTCAATGGAAAACACTATTTACTAACTAAAAATCAATTAGCCTTTTTTGAAAAATATTTTGGAGTCAGTAGTTTTCCTCATCATCAAATAATAAAATCAGACGGAACTATTGGGGAAAAAGTGTCTTTTGGGGCTTATCCTAATAATTTTGACGAAATAAATAGATTAATTGAAAAACATCAAGTTGAATAA
- the rimP gene encoding ribosome assembly cofactor RimP, whose translation MNQTKVKDLVEEALALNETLFLIDLSISANNKIQITVDGDNGVPLSECIRISRNVENSLDREEEDFSLEVSTPDISHPLKDKRQYVKNINRILKVKTAEEEIEGTLVEADKDKIVLNWKAREPKPIGKGKVTVTKTATIDYKDIKEAKVKIVF comes from the coding sequence ATGAATCAAACCAAGGTAAAGGATTTAGTAGAAGAGGCTTTAGCGCTGAATGAAACGTTGTTTTTGATAGATTTATCTATATCAGCAAACAACAAAATTCAAATAACTGTAGATGGTGATAATGGCGTTCCTTTAAGTGAATGTATTAGAATCAGCAGAAATGTTGAAAATAGTTTAGATAGGGAAGAAGAAGATTTTTCTTTAGAGGTTTCTACTCCAGATATTTCTCATCCGTTAAAAGATAAGAGGCAGTATGTTAAAAATATCAACAGAATATTAAAAGTAAAAACTGCAGAAGAAGAAATAGAAGGTACTTTAGTAGAAGCAGATAAAGATAAAATTGTTTTAAACTGGAAAGCTAGAGAGCCAAAACCAATAGGTAAAGGAAAAGTTACTGTAACAAAAACAGCAACTATAGACTATAAAGATATTAAAGAGGCAAAAGTGAAGATTGTATTTTAA
- the nusA gene encoding transcription termination factor NusA produces MENIALIDSFSEFKDNKSIDRVTLMSILEEVFRAALKRKFGSDDNFDIIINPDKGDLEIWRNRVVVADGFSEDDNEEIELTEARKIEPDFEIGEDVSEEVKLIDLGRRAILALRQNLISKIYEHDSTNIFKHFKDLEGELYSAEVHHIRHNAIILLDDEGNEIVLPKSEQIRSDFFRKGDSVRGVIKTVELRGNKPAIILSRTAPAFLNKLFEQEIPEVFDGLITVEGVARIPGEKAKVAVDSYDDRIDPVGACVGVKGSRIHGIVRELGNENIDVINYTKNEQLYISRALSPAKVTSMEIEMYEEERNGKKGRVSVLLRPEEVSKAIGRGGVNIRLASELTGYEIDVKREGLEEEDVELTEFTDEIEDWVITEFKKIGLDTARSVLETSVAELVKRTDLEEETIMDVQRILKEEFE; encoded by the coding sequence ATGGAAAATATAGCGTTAATTGATTCGTTTTCAGAATTTAAAGATAATAAAAGTATAGACAGAGTAACATTAATGTCTATTTTAGAAGAAGTATTTAGAGCTGCCTTAAAACGTAAGTTTGGTTCAGATGATAATTTTGATATCATTATAAACCCAGACAAAGGAGATTTAGAGATTTGGAGAAATAGAGTTGTGGTTGCAGATGGTTTTTCTGAAGACGATAATGAAGAAATTGAATTAACGGAAGCAAGAAAAATTGAACCTGATTTTGAAATTGGTGAAGATGTTTCTGAAGAAGTAAAACTAATTGATTTAGGTAGAAGAGCTATTTTAGCATTACGTCAAAATTTAATATCTAAAATATACGAGCACGATAGCACAAACATCTTTAAACATTTTAAAGATTTAGAAGGTGAATTGTACTCAGCAGAAGTGCATCACATTCGTCACAATGCAATTATTTTGTTAGATGATGAAGGTAATGAAATCGTTTTGCCAAAAAGTGAGCAAATTCGTTCAGATTTCTTTAGAAAAGGAGATTCTGTTAGAGGTGTTATAAAAACAGTAGAATTAAGAGGAAATAAGCCAGCAATAATTTTATCTAGAACTGCACCAGCATTTTTAAATAAATTATTCGAACAAGAAATTCCAGAAGTTTTCGACGGTTTAATTACGGTTGAAGGTGTTGCAAGAATTCCTGGCGAAAAAGCAAAAGTAGCTGTAGATTCTTATGATGATAGAATAGATCCTGTTGGAGCTTGTGTGGGTGTTAAAGGTTCTAGAATTCATGGCATAGTTCGTGAATTGGGTAACGAAAATATCGATGTTATCAATTATACCAAAAACGAACAATTATATATTTCAAGAGCATTAAGCCCTGCTAAGGTTACTTCAATGGAAATTGAAATGTATGAAGAAGAAAGAAATGGTAAAAAGGGACGTGTTAGTGTTTTGTTAAGACCAGAAGAAGTATCAAAAGCAATTGGTAGAGGTGGTGTTAACATACGTTTAGCAAGCGAATTAACAGGTTACGAAATTGATGTTAAGAGAGAAGGTTTAGAAGAGGAAGATGTAGAATTAACAGAATTTACCGATGAAATTGAAGACTGGGTAATTACAGAATTCAAGAAAATTGGATTAGATACTGCAAGAAGTGTATTAGAAACAAGCGTTGCAGAATTAGTAAAAAGAACTGATTTAGAAGAAGAAACTATCATGGATGTTCAGAGAATTCTTAAAGAAGAATTTGAATAA
- the infB gene encoding translation initiation factor IF-2, with translation MSVGKTMRLNKVLRELNISLDRAVEYLAKNGHEIEARPTTKISGDIYQVLQDGFETDANKKAASKEVGEEKRKEKEAIRLEIEAKLEKKRTEEAKKEEVLKAKADKLEFKTVGKIDIDKAGKKPVEIKEEPKKEEVKETPKEVATTKPEVEETKVETKTEAPKVTAPKVAETKEDKPVIEKPALKEPAAEAPKAKKSVSEIEKISSKVGAKTESKKDSKKEEIKTEEVTAENAEAIKTQYKKLDGPNFTGKKIDLKQFERPKKKKPEAVKKTSSTDAKKKRKRISKPGGGGVGRPTGNRAGGNAPRPRGTGPRGRNASRTPIKKEEPTEADIQKQVRETLEKLQGKSSKGKGAKYRRNKRDARREQSDAEQEAQALDNKILKVTEFVTVSEVATMMDVPVTNIISACMSLGMMVTMNQRLDAETLVIVAEEFNHKVEFVGAEVEESIEEVVDKPEDLITRAPIITVMGHVDHGKTSLLDYIRKANVIEGESGGITQHIGAYSVNVGDQKIAFLDTPGHEAFTAMRARGAQVTDLVIIVAAADDDVMPQTKEAISHAQAAGVPIIFAINKIDKPNANPDNVKTQLSQMNLLIEEWGGNIQSQDISAKIGTGVPELLEKVLLEAEILELKANPNKNAVGAVVEAQLDKGRGYVTTILVQAGTLKIGDYLLAGKHSGKVKAMFDDKGNNLQTAGPSTPVSILGLDGAPQAGDKFNVFDDEREAKQIASKRSQLQREQSVRTQKTLTLAEIGRRIALGDFKELNIILKGDVDGSVEALTDSFQKLSTEEIQVNILHKGVGAITESDVLLATASDAIIVGFNVRPQGNARMIADKEEVDIRTYSIIYDAINDLKDAMEGMLSPEMKEEVTGNVEIREVYKISKVGNIAGCMVMSGKIYRDSKVRIIRDGIVVHDGVLSSLKRFKDDVKEVAKGYDCGLQLKNYNDIEQGDVIEAYKEVAVKKKLK, from the coding sequence ATGTCTGTAGGCAAAACAATGAGGCTTAATAAAGTTTTAAGAGAGTTAAACATTTCTCTTGATAGAGCAGTAGAATATTTAGCAAAGAATGGTCATGAAATAGAAGCAAGACCAACTACTAAAATTTCTGGTGATATCTATCAAGTTTTACAAGATGGCTTTGAAACTGATGCAAATAAAAAAGCTGCATCTAAAGAAGTTGGCGAAGAAAAACGTAAAGAGAAAGAGGCAATTCGTTTAGAAATAGAAGCTAAATTAGAAAAGAAAAGAACGGAAGAAGCTAAAAAAGAAGAAGTTCTTAAAGCCAAAGCAGATAAGTTAGAGTTTAAAACTGTTGGTAAAATAGATATTGATAAGGCTGGTAAAAAGCCTGTTGAGATTAAAGAAGAACCAAAGAAAGAAGAAGTAAAAGAAACTCCTAAAGAAGTTGCTACTACGAAACCTGAAGTTGAAGAAACGAAAGTTGAAACTAAAACAGAAGCTCCTAAAGTTACTGCACCTAAAGTTGCTGAAACCAAAGAGGACAAACCTGTTATTGAAAAGCCAGCTTTAAAAGAGCCTGCTGCTGAAGCTCCAAAAGCTAAAAAATCAGTTTCAGAAATCGAAAAGATATCTTCTAAAGTAGGGGCTAAAACAGAATCTAAAAAAGATTCGAAAAAAGAAGAAATAAAAACTGAGGAAGTGACTGCAGAAAATGCAGAAGCTATCAAAACACAGTATAAAAAATTAGACGGACCTAACTTTACTGGTAAAAAAATTGATTTAAAGCAATTTGAAAGACCTAAAAAGAAAAAGCCAGAAGCTGTTAAAAAAACATCTAGTACAGATGCTAAAAAGAAACGTAAACGTATTAGCAAGCCTGGTGGAGGTGGTGTAGGAAGACCAACAGGAAACAGAGCTGGAGGTAATGCTCCTAGACCAAGAGGAACAGGACCAAGAGGAAGAAACGCAAGTAGAACTCCTATCAAAAAAGAAGAGCCTACAGAAGCAGATATCCAAAAACAAGTAAGAGAAACTCTTGAAAAATTGCAAGGGAAATCTTCTAAAGGAAAAGGTGCAAAATATCGTAGAAACAAAAGAGATGCTCGAAGAGAGCAATCAGATGCAGAACAAGAAGCACAAGCATTAGACAACAAAATCTTAAAAGTAACAGAATTCGTTACTGTAAGTGAGGTTGCTACAATGATGGATGTTCCTGTAACAAATATTATTTCTGCATGTATGTCTTTAGGAATGATGGTTACAATGAATCAACGTTTAGATGCTGAAACATTAGTGATTGTTGCTGAAGAATTTAACCACAAAGTAGAATTTGTTGGAGCAGAAGTAGAAGAATCTATAGAAGAAGTAGTTGATAAACCAGAAGATTTAATAACACGTGCACCAATTATTACTGTAATGGGTCACGTAGATCATGGTAAAACTTCGTTGTTAGATTATATTAGAAAAGCAAATGTAATTGAAGGTGAAAGTGGAGGAATTACGCAACATATTGGAGCATATTCTGTAAATGTTGGAGATCAAAAAATTGCATTTTTAGATACACCAGGTCACGAAGCCTTTACAGCAATGCGTGCAAGAGGTGCTCAAGTAACGGATTTAGTAATTATTGTAGCTGCAGCAGATGATGATGTAATGCCACAAACAAAAGAAGCTATTTCGCATGCACAAGCAGCTGGGGTTCCAATTATTTTTGCAATAAACAAGATTGATAAGCCAAATGCGAATCCAGATAATGTAAAAACACAATTATCTCAAATGAATTTGTTGATAGAAGAATGGGGAGGAAATATTCAATCTCAAGATATATCAGCAAAAATAGGAACAGGTGTTCCAGAATTATTAGAGAAAGTTTTATTAGAAGCTGAAATTTTAGAATTAAAAGCAAACCCTAATAAAAATGCTGTTGGTGCAGTTGTAGAAGCACAATTAGACAAAGGTAGAGGTTATGTAACCACTATTTTAGTACAAGCAGGTACTTTAAAAATCGGAGATTATTTATTAGCAGGGAAACATAGTGGTAAAGTAAAAGCTATGTTTGACGATAAAGGAAATAATTTACAAACAGCAGGACCATCAACTCCAGTATCTATTTTAGGTTTGGATGGTGCTCCACAAGCTGGTGATAAATTTAATGTATTTGATGATGAAAGAGAAGCGAAACAAATTGCTTCTAAACGTTCTCAATTACAAAGAGAGCAATCTGTAAGAACACAAAAAACATTAACACTTGCAGAAATTGGAAGACGTATAGCACTTGGAGATTTCAAAGAGTTAAATATCATCTTAAAAGGAGATGTAGATGGTTCTGTAGAAGCATTAACAGATTCTTTCCAGAAATTATCTACGGAAGAAATTCAAGTAAATATTTTACATAAAGGTGTTGGAGCCATTACTGAAAGTGATGTGTTATTAGCAACAGCTTCTGATGCAATTATTGTAGGATTTAACGTAAGACCTCAAGGAAATGCAAGAATGATTGCAGATAAAGAAGAAGTTGATATTAGAACATATTCTATTATTTATGATGCAATAAACGACTTGAAAGATGCCATGGAAGGAATGTTATCTCCTGAAATGAAAGAAGAAGTTACTGGTAATGTTGAAATTAGAGAGGTTTATAAAATTTCTAAAGTTGGTAACATTGCAGGTTGTATGGTAATGTCTGGTAAAATCTATAGGGATTCTAAAGTTAGAATTATTAGAGATGGTATTGTTGTTCATGATGGAGTTTTATCATCTTTAAAACGTTTTAAAGACGATGTAAAAGAAGTTGCCAAAGGTTATGATTGTGGACTTCAATTAAAGAACTACAATGATATTGAGCAAGGAGATGTTATTGAAGCGTATAAAGAAGTAGCAGTTAAAAAGAAGTTGAAATAA
- the recR gene encoding recombination mediator RecR has product MDFSSKILENAVNEVSRLPGIGKRTALRLVLHLLKQPSENTKFLSEALLHLRNDIKNCEKCHNISDTVLCNICQNPKRNPEIVCVVEDIRDVMAIESTSQFQGLYHVLGGKISPIEGIGPQNLKIDSLITKVRNGEINELIFALSSTMEGDTTNFYIYKQIEKFDITTSTIARGIAVGDELEYADEVTLGRSIVNRIPFEQSIRG; this is encoded by the coding sequence ATGGATTTTTCATCAAAAATATTAGAGAACGCTGTAAATGAAGTTTCACGTTTGCCAGGAATTGGTAAAAGAACAGCTTTGCGTTTGGTTTTACATTTATTAAAACAACCTTCAGAAAATACAAAATTTTTGTCTGAAGCATTATTACATTTAAGAAACGATATAAAAAACTGCGAAAAGTGTCATAATATTTCTGATACAGTGTTATGTAACATTTGTCAAAATCCGAAAAGAAACCCAGAAATTGTGTGTGTTGTAGAAGATATTAGAGATGTAATGGCTATTGAAAGTACGTCTCAATTTCAAGGATTGTATCATGTTTTAGGTGGAAAAATATCGCCAATTGAAGGAATTGGTCCACAAAATTTAAAGATAGATTCTTTGATAACCAAAGTAAGAAATGGAGAAATTAACGAGCTTATTTTTGCATTAAGTTCAACTATGGAAGGTGATACCACAAACTTTTACATTTACAAACAAATAGAAAAGTTCGATATAACCACATCTACAATAGCAAGAGGAATTGCAGTTGGTGATGAATTAGAATATGCAGATGAGGTTACTTTAGGAAGAAGTATTGTAAATAGAATTCCTTTTGAGCAAAGTATAAGAGGGTAA
- a CDS encoding universal stress protein codes for MKNILVPIDFSKKSEFASKMAARIAKKSNSIVYLLHIIELPTGVVDMGPASSFSIPESMLYLRKIRERILEFKNSFFSKNTQVHYAIKLQTPYEGILKYADKINADLIVMGYKGQSEFEEIIIGSNTEKVVRTAKVPVIVVKKDSEKFRMKNLIFASSFKNEDKKEVFRKFLEFANHFDSKIHLLKVNTPSKFESTQEATEKIETFIEGFDLPKYSINIYNDALIEKGILNFANNIDADLIALSTSGRTGLSHLFSASVTKSLSKKALRPILTIKV; via the coding sequence ATGAAAAATATTTTAGTTCCTATTGATTTTTCAAAAAAATCTGAATTTGCCTCTAAAATGGCAGCAAGAATTGCCAAGAAATCTAACAGTATTGTGTATCTTTTACACATTATAGAACTGCCAACAGGTGTTGTAGATATGGGCCCTGCAAGTAGTTTTAGTATTCCTGAAAGCATGTTGTATTTAAGAAAGATAAGAGAACGTATTTTAGAATTTAAAAATAGTTTTTTTAGTAAAAACACTCAGGTACATTATGCTATAAAACTGCAAACTCCTTATGAAGGTATTTTAAAATATGCTGATAAAATTAATGCTGATTTAATTGTAATGGGTTATAAAGGGCAATCTGAGTTTGAGGAAATTATTATTGGCTCTAACACAGAAAAAGTAGTAAGGACAGCTAAAGTACCAGTAATTGTGGTGAAAAAAGACAGTGAAAAATTTAGAATGAAAAATTTGATATTTGCCTCTAGCTTTAAAAATGAAGATAAAAAAGAAGTTTTTAGGAAATTTTTAGAGTTTGCAAATCATTTTGATAGCAAAATACATCTACTAAAAGTAAATACACCTTCAAAATTTGAAAGCACGCAAGAAGCAACTGAAAAAATAGAAACTTTTATTGAAGGCTTTGATTTACCCAAATATTCCATCAATATATATAATGATGCATTAATTGAAAAGGGAATTTTAAACTTTGCCAATAATATTGATGCAGACTTAATTGCTTTAAGTACAAGTGGAAGAACAGGTTTATCGCACTTATTTTCAGCTAGTGTTACTAAATCTTTATCAAAAAAAGCATTAAGACCTATTTTGACGATTAAAGTTTAG